In Carya illinoinensis cultivar Pawnee chromosome 7, C.illinoinensisPawnee_v1, whole genome shotgun sequence, the following are encoded in one genomic region:
- the LOC122316840 gene encoding midasin-like produces MLKQSPSRNQKSKGFKVKHAIQTCLLLAICIWLLYQVKHSHERKKASEENSSKLSEKKMQSGHEIIKLGRKELHPREEETERKEELEQVIEEIKPEESEDEGMGGGDDEMDGHQQGRVEEEESEEADDLIDEEDREREGGSEELDGEGNGNQIEDLSFFEDEAQIEVQRDTQEAREENYKGDDASSAVVQNTRTISTEIGGLRKVKEQEIEDTEKSEVEQDNETSGTLEVKVNIKDSRSEASNREKVENVAFGDALHGEKGSKSGLANSEIGSNSFISLKEENIEQKVHGDSTLRLMQTPGSWNGTDRFNESIQVMDSTSSAINKEMSVLSGSKSVALKGTAKIDASSSSDERAASKTTKESEGTVDRKTEEGSESQAEDENEDAAQNESFDSF; encoded by the coding sequence ATGTTGAAACAATCACCTAGTAGAAATCAGAAGTCAAAAGGCTTCAAGGTGAAGCATGCAATACAGACATGTCTTTTGCTTGCCATTTGCATTTGGTTGCTTTACCAAGTCAAACACTCCCATGAAAGGAAGAAGGCATCTGAGGAGAACTCCAGCAAGTTatctgaaaaaaaaatgcagagtGGGCATGAAATCATAAAACTTGGGAGGAAGGAGCTCCATCCTCGAGAAGAGgaaacagaaagaaaagaagagttgGAACAAGTGATAGAAGAGATTAAACCAGAAGAAAGTGAGGATGAAGGAATGGGTGGTGGAGATGATGAAATGGATGGACATCAGCAGGGGAGAGTCGAAGAGGAAGAATCTGAGGAAGCAGATGATTTAATCGATGAAGAAGATAGGGAAAGAGAGGGAGGAAGTGAAGAACTAGACGGTGAAGGGAATGGGAACCAAATTGAGGATCTAAGCTTTTTTGAAGATGAAGCGCAAATTGAAGTTCAAAGGGATACCCAGGAGGCAAGAGAGGAAAATTACAAAGGTGATGATGCCTCCAGTGCTGTGGTGCAGAACACTCGAACTATAAGCACCGAAATTGGAGGTTTGAGAAAGGTGAAGGAGCAAGAAATAGAGGATACAGAGAAGAGTGAAGTAGAGCAGGACAATGAAACTAGTGGCACACTAGAAGTTAAGGTCAATATAAAAGATTCACGCTCAGAGGCGAGCAACAGGGAGAAGGTAGAAAATGTCGCTTTTGGAGATGCTCTTCATGGTGAAAAAGGTTCTAAATCTGGTTTAGCCAATTCAGAGATTGGCTCAAATTCTTTTATATCACTAAAGGAGGAAAATATTGAACAAAAAGTGCACGGTGATTCAACATTGAGGCTGATGCAAACCCCTGGATCTTGGAATGGAACAGATAGATTCAATGAATCAATTCAGGTTATGGATAGTACCTCCAGTGCAATCAATAAGGAGATGTCAGTATTAAGTGGTTCTAAGTCTGTTGCACTCAAGGGGACTGCAAAAATTGATGCATCTTCTTCGTCTGATGAGAGGGCTGCCTCTAAAACCACTAAGGAAAGTGAGGGTACAGTTGATAGAAAAACCGAAGAAGGGTCAGAATCTCAGGCCGAAGATGAGAATGAAGATGCTGCACAGAACGAGTCTTTTGATTCTTTCTGA